A section of the Terriglobales bacterium genome encodes:
- a CDS encoding DUF1254 domain-containing protein, protein MKADGHPKMGTLPPGVIVMPSPTFTSAELAERTLHRRAVEAVIWGMPAVNYDLMYQAMVRAKGTFNQIVYWSRLPDWKIQTLTPNPDAIYLTPFINTKDVGPVVLEIPAADEGSITGTVMDVWQSALEDVGPPGVDKGQGGKYLILPPDYTDKVPAGYIPLPSDTYEGYALLRSIPKSGSEHDVAKAVAYGKRVKLCPLSQAAKPPATTFVDVVDIVYDSNITYDLRFFKSLNRIVQAEPWLVRDKAMIDQLKSIGIEKGKPFNPDSRTQDVLNEAACEAHAWLVAQYEASFSSPYYEGSHWALPGSRELLEGQATFFAKPDVYPVDVRGVTFSYAYFTPKHRNAGSSYLLTIADKDGRLLDGGTTYRLTVPANAPVKQYWSATVYDRDTHTPIRNARWPSRSSQTPGLQKNADGSADIYFGPKALAGKESNWVPTSTDGGFEVLFRFYGPEKALFEKTWKLPDIEQTAAASAEHAA, encoded by the coding sequence GTGAAAGCAGACGGTCATCCCAAAATGGGAACACTGCCACCAGGAGTAATAGTTATGCCATCGCCGACATTCACATCCGCCGAACTAGCTGAACGCACGTTGCACCGTCGTGCCGTCGAAGCGGTGATCTGGGGCATGCCGGCGGTCAACTACGACCTTATGTATCAGGCGATGGTCCGCGCTAAAGGAACCTTCAACCAGATCGTCTATTGGTCGCGCCTTCCGGACTGGAAGATCCAGACCCTGACCCCAAACCCCGATGCGATCTACCTCACGCCGTTCATCAACACGAAGGACGTGGGGCCGGTAGTGCTTGAGATTCCAGCCGCCGATGAGGGTTCAATTACCGGCACCGTTATGGATGTCTGGCAGTCGGCCCTGGAGGACGTCGGACCGCCCGGCGTGGACAAGGGCCAGGGCGGTAAGTACCTCATCCTGCCACCGGATTACACGGACAAGGTGCCTGCAGGCTACATCCCCCTACCATCGGACACGTACGAGGGCTACGCCCTGCTGCGCTCCATCCCGAAGAGTGGCAGCGAGCACGACGTTGCCAAGGCGGTCGCCTACGGCAAGCGGGTCAAGCTCTGTCCGCTCTCACAAGCCGCCAAACCGCCGGCGACGACCTTCGTCGACGTGGTCGACATCGTGTATGACAGCAACATCACCTACGATTTGCGGTTCTTCAAGTCGCTCAACCGCATCGTGCAGGCGGAGCCATGGCTGGTGCGGGACAAGGCGATGATCGATCAGCTCAAGTCGATCGGCATAGAGAAGGGCAAACCTTTCAATCCCGATTCGAGGACCCAGGACGTACTCAACGAGGCCGCCTGCGAAGCACACGCCTGGCTCGTGGCTCAATACGAGGCGTCCTTTTCATCGCCCTACTATGAAGGTAGCCACTGGGCGTTGCCGGGATCGCGCGAACTGCTCGAAGGGCAGGCGACGTTTTTCGCCAAGCCCGATGTCTACCCCGTCGACGTCCGCGGCGTTACGTTCTCCTACGCCTATTTCACCCCCAAGCATCGGAACGCCGGTTCGTCCTATCTGCTGACCATCGCGGACAAGGATGGCCGACTCCTCGACGGTGGCACGACCTATCGCCTCACTGTGCCGGCAAACGCACCGGTCAAACAGTACTGGTCAGCGACAGTTTACGACCGCGACACCCACACGCCCATACGGAATGCCCGATGGCCGAGCCGCTCTTCCCAAACGCCGGGACTGCAAAAGAACGCTGATGGGTCCGCGGATATCTACTTCGGACCCAAGGCACTAGCCGGCAAGGAGTCGAACTGGGTTCCCACGAGCACCGACGGAGGGTTCGAAGTTCTCTTCCGCTTCTACGGCCCTGAAAAAGCGCTGTTCGAAAAGACGTGGAAGCTCCCGGACATCGAGCAAACCGCAGCTGCAAGCGCGGAGCACGCGGCATAA
- a CDS encoding DUF1254 domain-containing protein, which produces MITTVQTGSQRIESRIGTLEFTHDFANGYPNAKTVEMLYDERDFQRACQVYLWSLPAVAFTSFQHGLTKGLGARDGQIVALLSYEAKRSVLTANATTPYYLGFADLSSGPLVLEMPARGVQGAMNDSWQHAIPGTGAPGKYLVLAPGQKVPDNVEGFIVCQSPTVNIFLGVRLTDPDPGTAKAALAQLRIYPYAQRDNPPKVDVLDAGTKPWSGLPPRGMEFWERLNDVIQSEPIEPRDTFFYAMLRPLGLEKGKLFKPDARQTKILTDAAMVGEAMAKANTAERRFAGVQYRPDDHWDFALQLDADDPNGFWNLLDERASWFYEAIGAGPDMAPKHPGPSSAYLSAYKDKAGEWLDGGTSYRLRVPPNPPIKLFWSVTLYDVDTRALILNDQKIADRSSRMDLRKNADGSVDIYCGPKAPAGFEKNWIPTFSGKNWFAYFRFYEPTEAYFDRSWPLPDFEQV; this is translated from the coding sequence GTGATTACGACAGTCCAGACCGGATCGCAAAGGATCGAGTCGCGCATCGGCACGCTCGAGTTTACCCACGACTTCGCCAACGGGTATCCCAATGCCAAAACCGTCGAGATGCTCTATGACGAGCGTGACTTTCAACGCGCTTGCCAGGTCTATCTCTGGTCGCTTCCTGCGGTCGCGTTCACGTCGTTTCAGCACGGACTCACGAAGGGGCTTGGCGCTAGGGACGGACAAATCGTCGCTCTTCTCTCTTACGAGGCAAAACGCAGCGTCCTGACCGCCAATGCCACGACGCCGTACTACCTCGGCTTCGCCGATCTCTCCTCGGGGCCGCTGGTATTGGAGATGCCCGCGCGGGGCGTTCAAGGCGCGATGAACGACTCCTGGCAGCACGCCATTCCGGGAACCGGAGCGCCCGGCAAATATCTGGTTCTGGCGCCGGGGCAGAAGGTGCCAGACAATGTTGAGGGCTTCATCGTGTGTCAATCGCCGACCGTCAATATTTTCCTCGGCGTGCGACTGACCGATCCCGACCCGGGGACTGCGAAGGCGGCACTGGCGCAGTTGCGAATTTATCCTTACGCGCAACGCGACAACCCCCCAAAGGTGGACGTCCTGGACGCGGGCACCAAACCATGGAGCGGCCTGCCGCCGCGCGGCATGGAATTTTGGGAGCGGCTCAACGACGTGATCCAAAGTGAGCCAATCGAGCCGCGCGACACCTTCTTCTACGCAATGCTGCGGCCGCTCGGCCTGGAGAAGGGCAAGCTCTTTAAGCCGGACGCGCGGCAGACCAAGATCCTGACCGACGCCGCGATGGTCGGCGAGGCGATGGCAAAGGCCAACACAGCGGAGCGTCGCTTCGCGGGTGTGCAATACCGGCCCGATGACCACTGGGACTTCGCTTTACAGCTGGATGCCGACGATCCTAATGGTTTCTGGAATTTGCTCGACGAGCGCGCCTCTTGGTTCTACGAGGCCATTGGCGCCGGGCCGGATATGGCGCCCAAACACCCTGGCCCTTCATCGGCATACCTCAGCGCGTACAAGGACAAGGCCGGCGAGTGGCTGGACGGCGGCACGTCATATCGGCTGCGGGTACCGCCTAATCCACCTATCAAGCTGTTCTGGTCGGTCACCCTCTACGACGTTGACACACGCGCATTAATTCTGAACGATCAGAAAATTGCCGATCGCTCGTCGCGCATGGACCTGCGCAAGAACGCGGACGGCTCGGTAGACATCTACTGCGGGCCGAAGGCGCCGGCCGGTTTCGAGAAGAACTGGATCCCAACCTTCTCCGGCAAGAATTGGTTCGCATATTTCCGGTTCTACGAGCCCACCGAAGCCTACTTCGATCGGTCCTGGCCGTTGCCGGACTTCGAGCAAGTGTAG
- a CDS encoding sulfatase-like hydrolase/transferase produces the protein MATRPNVIYFHVDNLGYGELGCYGGGILRGADTRRIDQFAMEGFRLLNFAPEAQCTPSRTALLTGRHAIRTGNHTVAMSGAESGIVKWERTLGDVFSDAGYATMCMGKWHIGDCDGRWATDHGFDEWYGPPHSYDEALWETDPWYDPARDPVAHMLDGRKGEKVKKAEKLTYDLKRNIDIEYKRRAFRFMEQKAESKRPFFLYYNHSLMHIPVVPRDEYKGKSSNGDWGDCLLQLDGDFGEFLDKIDALGLRDNTIVVFAGDNGNEEMLLHRGTAGYFEGSYFTGMEASLRTPCIARWPGKIAAGRTSNEIVHITDWFTTLLVMTGLPVPNDRVIDGKDQSSFLAGEQVKSMRDGFIYWNGEKMYGVKWQNFKLVLVEQRYLTDPALPLNNPHIVNLITDPKEREPFNPVYFHSWTMAHFGRLLKEFQMSLVREPLIPAGAPLDYVPNAGAPPIKKIA, from the coding sequence ATGGCCACGAGACCGAATGTTATTTACTTTCATGTAGACAACCTGGGCTACGGAGAGTTGGGCTGCTACGGCGGCGGGATCTTGCGGGGCGCAGACACGCGTCGAATCGATCAGTTTGCCATGGAGGGATTCCGGCTGCTCAACTTTGCGCCCGAGGCGCAATGCACGCCATCGCGCACGGCGCTGCTAACCGGCCGTCATGCCATTCGCACTGGCAATCACACCGTCGCGATGTCAGGAGCTGAGTCTGGCATTGTCAAGTGGGAGCGCACTCTAGGGGATGTGTTTTCTGACGCTGGCTACGCGACGATGTGCATGGGCAAATGGCACATTGGCGACTGTGATGGGCGCTGGGCCACAGATCATGGTTTCGATGAATGGTATGGTCCGCCTCATTCCTACGACGAGGCACTCTGGGAAACCGATCCCTGGTACGACCCTGCACGCGATCCTGTCGCGCACATGCTGGATGGGCGCAAAGGCGAAAAAGTCAAGAAAGCGGAGAAACTTACTTATGATCTGAAACGCAATATCGACATCGAGTACAAGCGGCGAGCGTTCCGCTTCATGGAGCAAAAAGCGGAATCAAAGCGCCCGTTTTTTCTCTACTACAATCACTCGCTTATGCACATTCCCGTTGTGCCACGGGACGAGTACAAGGGCAAGAGCAGCAACGGCGATTGGGGCGACTGTCTGCTCCAACTCGACGGCGACTTCGGCGAGTTCCTGGATAAGATCGACGCGTTAGGGCTCCGCGACAACACGATCGTGGTCTTCGCCGGAGACAACGGCAATGAGGAGATGCTTTTGCATCGCGGAACTGCCGGATATTTTGAAGGGTCGTACTTCACCGGCATGGAAGCTTCGTTGCGCACCCCCTGCATCGCCCGCTGGCCAGGGAAGATCGCTGCAGGGCGAACAAGTAACGAGATCGTTCACATCACCGACTGGTTCACGACGCTCCTTGTCATGACAGGCCTACCTGTTCCGAATGATCGCGTGATTGACGGCAAGGACCAGTCGTCATTCCTCGCAGGAGAGCAGGTGAAGTCGATGCGGGACGGATTCATCTATTGGAACGGCGAGAAAATGTATGGCGTAAAGTGGCAGAACTTCAAGCTGGTGTTAGTCGAGCAAAGATATCTGACCGATCCCGCCCTGCCCCTGAACAATCCGCATATCGTCAATCTGATCACAGACCCCAAAGAACGTGAGCCGTTCAACCCCGTGTACTTTCATTCGTGGACCATGGCCCATTTCGGGCGGCTGCTCAAGGAGTTCCAGATGAGCCTGGTGCGCGAGCCGCTCATTCCCGCAGGCGCACCACTCGACTACGTGCCGAACGCCGGGGCGCCGCCGATCAAAAAGATCGCCTAA
- a CDS encoding histidine kinase, which produces MRLDGFFLAYRSPYLFRLRPTFGEMRARFEERLAERTRMAQDLHDTVRQGIVSAAMQLHVAVDWLPANSPAKLRLSRVLELMRHLMEEGRNAVRGLRSSNADSDNADSDNSDSDGADSDSADSDSADSDNSDSDDLGQAFSRILQDLGIEGPIKFRVIVLGSARKLHPLIRDEVYQIGRELLVNAFRHSRASCIEVELEYAPKRFRMVVRDDGCGIDPQVLHAGRDGHRGLAGVRQRAKRVGARLRIWSRAAAGTEVALSVLNSIAFESGMVEKSAGC; this is translated from the coding sequence ATGCGGCTCGATGGGTTTTTTCTTGCGTATAGAAGCCCCTATCTCTTTCGTTTGCGGCCGACGTTCGGGGAGATGCGTGCCCGCTTCGAGGAACGCCTAGCAGAGCGTACGCGAATGGCCCAAGACCTACACGATACAGTGCGGCAAGGCATTGTCAGCGCAGCTATGCAGCTACATGTTGCGGTGGACTGGCTACCGGCGAATTCGCCCGCCAAGCTGCGATTAAGCCGTGTTCTCGAATTGATGAGACACCTCATGGAAGAGGGCCGCAACGCGGTTCGGGGACTCCGCTCATCTAATGCAGACTCCGATAATGCAGACTCCGATAATTCAGACTCCGACGGTGCCGACTCCGATAGTGCAGACTCCGATAGTGCAGACTCCGATAATTCAGACTCCGACGATCTAGGGCAGGCATTTTCCCGAATCCTGCAAGATTTGGGCATCGAGGGGCCAATTAAGTTTCGGGTCATTGTGTTAGGTTCGGCCCGAAAACTACACCCGCTTATTCGCGACGAGGTCTATCAAATCGGTAGGGAACTATTGGTGAATGCATTTCGCCACTCCCGAGCCAGCTGCATCGAAGTCGAGCTTGAGTATGCCCCCAAGCGTTTCAGGATGGTCGTCCGCGACGACGGTTGCGGGATCGATCCTCAAGTGCTGCATGCGGGACGCGACGGACATCGGGGGCTCGCGGGTGTGCGCCAACGGGCGAAAAGAGTTGGCGCCAGACTCAGAATTTGGAGCCGCGCCGCGGCCGGAACAGAAGTCGCGCTGTCCGTCCTTAATTCGATCGCCTTCGAATCCGGAATGGTCGAAAAATCAGCAGGGTGTTAG
- a CDS encoding YkvA family protein has translation MNNEIAIPVPDLASDDHFACERSAKWNKDFKFLLRETRVITLLLRHPDVPWHAKVIAACTLGYLLSPIQVIPTFIPVIGQLDDLAVLLIGMKLLRTLTPRTVLVECEAKTQESLVVGHDASPKKSA, from the coding sequence ATGAACAATGAGATTGCAATTCCGGTTCCTGATTTAGCAAGCGACGACCATTTCGCCTGCGAGCGATCGGCAAAGTGGAATAAAGATTTTAAGTTCCTGCTTCGGGAAACCCGCGTAATCACCTTGCTGCTGCGACATCCGGATGTGCCTTGGCACGCCAAAGTGATTGCCGCTTGCACGCTCGGCTACCTCCTCAGTCCGATCCAGGTAATACCCACCTTCATTCCTGTAATTGGACAGTTGGACGATCTGGCAGTTCTCCTCATCGGGATGAAACTGCTTCGCACGCTTACACCGAGAACGGTGCTGGTTGAATGCGAGGCGAAGACTCAAGAGTCGTTAGTCGTAGGCCACGACGCATCTCCGAAGAAATCGGCATGA
- a CDS encoding ATP-binding protein, whose amino-acid sequence MSAAPQTFILARAKIRRVLAVDDPALREFMSHAEFSPEFDLIKTPQDQFLNVAFRERFDLIITSPRTTVDQDLELLECLQKWRGEGVKVIILAPKTTAEDVIAALRAHAFAVFSIPLDYGSFSTMVETAISVPIWSDGIEVISAKPDWISLRLRCSMVAAERLLQYGHQLKIDIPTEVRETVLLSFRELLLNAMEHGGRFNPTLKVDVGYLRTDNMILYFVRDPGAGFDSTKALADAKSSMEDPLASVAARIKNGLRAGGFGIHLANQMLDSLVYNEYGNEVVLIKNLR is encoded by the coding sequence ATGAGCGCTGCCCCACAAACCTTCATTCTCGCCCGGGCGAAAATACGCCGTGTGCTTGCAGTGGACGATCCTGCGCTGCGCGAGTTCATGTCGCATGCCGAGTTCTCGCCAGAATTCGACTTGATAAAGACCCCGCAGGATCAGTTCCTGAACGTGGCGTTTCGCGAGCGATTTGACCTCATCATCACTAGTCCGCGCACCACGGTGGATCAGGACCTCGAGCTGCTGGAATGCCTGCAGAAATGGAGAGGAGAAGGCGTCAAGGTCATCATTCTTGCTCCCAAGACTACAGCCGAGGATGTAATTGCAGCGTTGCGCGCGCATGCCTTCGCAGTGTTCAGCATCCCGCTCGACTATGGCAGCTTTTCCACGATGGTCGAGACTGCAATAAGCGTCCCGATCTGGAGCGATGGTATTGAAGTCATTTCCGCTAAGCCCGACTGGATTTCGTTGCGCCTGCGCTGCAGCATGGTCGCGGCAGAGCGGCTACTCCAGTATGGCCATCAACTAAAGATCGACATTCCGACGGAAGTAAGGGAAACCGTGCTGCTTTCGTTTCGCGAACTGCTGCTTAATGCGATGGAACATGGCGGCCGTTTCAATCCCACGCTGAAGGTCGATGTCGGCTACCTGCGCACCGACAACATGATCCTGTACTTCGTCAGGGATCCAGGAGCCGGCTTCGATTCTACAAAAGCACTTGCGGACGCCAAAAGCAGCATGGAAGATCCGCTGGCCAGCGTTGCGGCTCGCATTAAAAATGGACTCCGTGCGGGAGGATTCGGAATCCATCTTGCCAATCAGATGCTCGATTCCCTCGTCTACAACGAGTACGGTAACGAAGTCGTGTTGATCAAGAACCTGCGATGA
- a CDS encoding DUF2844 domain-containing protein — protein sequence MKYLQAASATAAFATLLSISSFAALGGDVNSVLSDQAQMKAQRRVTQMTAYSIHEMQSQAGTTVREFVSPEGRVFGVAWQGQSLPNFQQVLGSYYDQFIQNAPRQRKHGPVTIQMPGLVVQSGGHMRALTGRAYVPEMVPSSVKVDEIK from the coding sequence ATGAAGTATCTGCAAGCGGCGAGTGCCACGGCGGCGTTCGCGACCCTGCTCTCTATATCTTCGTTCGCTGCGCTGGGCGGCGATGTCAACTCGGTTCTGTCTGATCAGGCGCAAATGAAAGCGCAGCGCCGGGTCACGCAGATGACAGCCTATTCCATCCATGAAATGCAATCTCAAGCGGGAACGACGGTTCGCGAGTTCGTTTCTCCCGAAGGCAGAGTCTTCGGCGTTGCCTGGCAGGGCCAGAGCCTACCGAACTTTCAGCAGGTGCTTGGTTCGTACTACGACCAATTCATACAGAACGCTCCACGGCAGCGGAAGCATGGACCGGTCACAATCCAGATGCCTGGGCTGGTTGTCCAATCTGGCGGTCACATGCGTGCCTTGACAGGTCGCGCTTACGTTCCTGAAATGGTACCAAGCAGTGTGAAGGTGGATGAAATCAAGTGA
- a CDS encoding NIPSNAP family protein — protein sequence MKRRTLLQALPAATLLPASLWATSEQDNVNPKQASTVVYELRVYHAAPGKLGELLARFRDHTIKLFDRHGIKSVAYWTPVDEPQKSNTLVYMLQHPSREEAAANWKSFQDDAEWKSVKEKSEVNGKLTEKIDSTFLALTDFSPPLR from the coding sequence GTGAAACGTCGAACATTGCTCCAAGCGCTCCCTGCGGCGACACTCCTTCCGGCATCACTTTGGGCCACGTCTGAGCAAGATAACGTTAATCCGAAGCAAGCCTCGACCGTGGTCTACGAACTCCGCGTCTATCACGCTGCCCCCGGAAAGTTGGGAGAATTGCTGGCGCGCTTCCGCGATCACACCATAAAACTTTTTGACCGGCATGGAATCAAAAGTGTTGCTTACTGGACACCTGTCGATGAACCACAGAAGAGCAACACCCTGGTCTACATGCTCCAACATCCCAGCCGCGAAGAGGCAGCCGCCAACTGGAAATCCTTCCAAGACGACGCGGAGTGGAAGAGTGTCAAGGAAAAATCCGAAGTGAACGGCAAACTGACTGAAAAAATTGACTCCACCTTTCTCGCCCTGACTGACTTCTCCCCGCCTTTGCGCTAA
- a CDS encoding DUF3443 domain-containing protein: MRVSLNLLKVILAAILVVLASSCGGTGSGSGSSGSTGGASTANNVAQLVVDAGPGGIGTVDLAFTTLTVCVPGTSNCQTIDHVQVDTGSEGLRILSSVLALPLPQQTSGANTAFECTQFADLTFLWGPIATADIQIAGENAKSVPVQIINPSTATPAAPADCSSGQNGNQPLTQDSTVFDLGANAIIGIGSFRQDCGSACAVSAIPGTYYACNSAGCGNTTQSVTAQVQNPVWMFASDNNGTILQLPAVPDSGQTTASGSLIFGIGTQSDNGLGSAIVLPVDSTFADFTVDFQGTNFTDVNFIDSGSNGYFFLDSATLTNSPFNIPMPDCPSSSSLQGFYCPSPAIPLSASLIGSTTGGTPIGAARTINFNVASAQSLFFNTNGTAFNDLGGENSGSFDFGLPFFFGRSVYTAIEGQSTPVGTGPYYAF, translated from the coding sequence GTGAGAGTCAGTCTCAACCTCTTAAAAGTCATCCTGGCAGCTATTCTGGTTGTGCTTGCTTCTTCTTGTGGAGGTACTGGTTCCGGTTCGGGGAGTAGTGGAAGTACAGGCGGAGCCAGTACCGCCAACAACGTTGCCCAGCTGGTTGTTGACGCCGGTCCCGGTGGGATCGGTACAGTTGACCTTGCCTTTACCACGCTCACCGTATGTGTGCCCGGCACGAGCAACTGCCAGACGATCGATCACGTCCAGGTGGATACCGGTTCCGAAGGTTTGCGTATTCTCTCGTCCGTTCTGGCACTTCCTCTTCCGCAGCAGACTTCCGGCGCAAACACAGCGTTCGAGTGCACGCAGTTTGCAGATCTCACATTCCTGTGGGGACCAATCGCCACTGCCGACATCCAGATCGCCGGCGAGAACGCTAAGTCGGTTCCAGTTCAGATCATCAATCCTTCCACTGCAACTCCTGCAGCGCCTGCGGACTGCAGCTCCGGCCAAAATGGCAATCAGCCGCTAACCCAGGACAGCACCGTTTTCGACTTAGGAGCGAATGCGATCATTGGCATCGGCTCCTTCCGTCAGGATTGCGGAAGTGCATGTGCCGTCTCGGCCATACCTGGAACCTACTACGCATGTAACTCGGCGGGATGCGGCAATACGACGCAGAGTGTGACTGCCCAGGTGCAGAATCCTGTGTGGATGTTCGCCAGCGACAACAATGGCACCATCCTGCAGCTCCCGGCAGTTCCTGATTCGGGTCAGACGACCGCATCTGGCTCTCTGATATTTGGGATTGGGACTCAATCGGACAACGGACTCGGCAGCGCGATCGTGCTTCCAGTAGATTCGACGTTCGCGGACTTCACCGTGGACTTCCAAGGGACGAATTTCACTGACGTCAATTTCATCGACAGCGGTTCGAATGGATACTTCTTTTTGGATTCGGCTACCCTCACCAATTCGCCATTCAACATTCCTATGCCTGATTGTCCCAGCAGCAGCTCGTTGCAAGGCTTTTATTGTCCGAGCCCGGCGATTCCCCTTTCGGCATCGCTCATAGGCAGCACTACCGGTGGCACACCTATTGGAGCGGCTCGCACGATCAATTTCAATGTGGCCAGCGCGCAAAGTCTCTTTTTCAACACGAATGGGACTGCCTTCAACGATCTCGGTGGAGAAAACTCGGGCAGCTTTGACTTTGGCTTGCCGTTCTTTTTCGGAAGAAGCGTGTACACGGCGATCGAGGGACAAAGCACACCCGTTGGCACAGGACCGTATTACGCGTTCTGA
- a CDS encoding GlsB/YeaQ/YmgE family stress response membrane protein → MLHLLWEAIIGLIVGAIAKFLMPGKDPGGIWITMAIGVAGSLLAGFLGRAVGWYRPGESAGFIMSVIGALILLGIYRLIKGKSAGTTA, encoded by the coding sequence ATGCTGCACCTGCTCTGGGAAGCGATCATCGGCCTCATCGTCGGTGCGATCGCCAAGTTCTTGATGCCCGGCAAAGACCCCGGTGGTATCTGGATTACCATGGCGATCGGCGTTGCCGGCTCATTGCTAGCTGGTTTTCTGGGTCGCGCCGTTGGGTGGTATCGGCCTGGAGAATCTGCAGGCTTCATTATGTCGGTAATTGGAGCGCTTATCTTGCTGGGGATTTACCGACTGATTAAGGGAAAATCGGCGGGAACAACAGCCTGA
- a CDS encoding arylsulfatase encodes MPEKAKELTKKPNILIIWGDDIGWFNVSAYNHGVMGYRTPNIDRVAKEGCLFTDWYGQQSCTAGRAAFITGQSPIRTGLTKVGLPGANLGLQPEDPTIAEILKPLGYTTGQFGKNHLGDRDEFLPTAHGFDEFFGNLYHLNAEQEPENPDYPKDPEFKKKFGPRGVLHSWANPDGTQKIENTGPLNTKRMETVDEEFLKASLTFIEKAAKDDKPFFVWWNSTRMHIFTHLKKESEGVTGLGLYPDGMVEHDGHVGQLLNKLDQLGIADNTIVMYSTDNGAEVMSWPDGGATPFRGEKDTNYEGGWRVPCAIRWPGVLKPGSVSNEVFSHTDMLPTLAAAAGEPNIVEKLKKGHKAGNKTFQVHIDGFNLIPFFKGEVKENPRKGFLYWSDDGDLMALRVDNWKVHFMVQNAHGLGVWKQPFESLRAPDLYNLRSDPFERATEDASMFYDKWMADRSFVLVPAQAIVGEFLKTFEEFPPRQKPASFSIDQALEKARQTKKSMAGAAGGAAAA; translated from the coding sequence ATGCCGGAAAAAGCAAAGGAACTCACCAAGAAGCCCAACATCCTAATCATCTGGGGCGACGACATCGGATGGTTCAACGTCAGCGCCTACAACCACGGCGTCATGGGATATCGCACACCCAATATTGACCGCGTTGCCAAAGAAGGTTGTCTGTTCACTGACTGGTATGGCCAGCAGAGTTGTACCGCCGGCCGTGCCGCATTTATCACCGGGCAATCGCCAATCCGTACCGGTCTTACGAAAGTTGGACTTCCCGGAGCCAATCTGGGACTTCAACCCGAAGACCCAACTATTGCCGAAATCCTGAAGCCGCTCGGCTATACTACCGGCCAGTTTGGCAAGAACCACCTCGGTGACCGCGACGAGTTCCTACCCACCGCTCATGGCTTTGACGAGTTCTTCGGCAACCTCTACCACTTAAACGCCGAGCAGGAACCAGAGAACCCCGACTATCCAAAGGATCCTGAGTTCAAGAAGAAGTTCGGGCCGCGTGGTGTGCTCCACAGCTGGGCAAACCCGGATGGCACACAAAAAATCGAAAACACGGGCCCGCTGAACACAAAACGCATGGAGACTGTGGATGAGGAGTTCCTGAAGGCGAGCTTGACCTTCATCGAGAAGGCGGCAAAGGACGACAAGCCATTCTTTGTTTGGTGGAACTCGACCCGCATGCACATCTTCACGCACCTCAAGAAGGAGTCGGAAGGTGTGACCGGTTTGGGTCTGTATCCCGACGGCATGGTGGAGCACGACGGCCACGTTGGACAGCTTCTCAACAAGCTCGATCAGCTGGGCATTGCCGACAACACCATAGTCATGTATTCAACCGACAACGGCGCCGAGGTGATGAGCTGGCCCGATGGTGGGGCTACACCCTTTCGCGGTGAGAAGGACACTAACTATGAGGGCGGCTGGCGCGTTCCATGCGCGATCCGCTGGCCGGGCGTGCTCAAACCCGGAAGTGTGTCCAATGAAGTGTTCTCCCACACCGACATGCTCCCAACATTGGCGGCAGCCGCAGGTGAACCGAACATTGTCGAAAAACTCAAGAAGGGCCACAAAGCCGGCAACAAGACGTTCCAGGTCCACATCGACGGCTTCAACCTCATCCCATTCTTCAAGGGGGAGGTCAAAGAGAATCCCAGAAAGGGATTCCTGTATTGGAGCGACGACGGCGACCTGATGGCACTGCGGGTGGACAACTGGAAGGTCCATTTCATGGTGCAGAACGCCCATGGTCTCGGCGTATGGAAGCAGCCCTTCGAATCGCTGCGTGCCCCCGATCTCTACAACCTAAGGAGCGATCCATTCGAGAGAGCTACCGAGGATGCCTCGATGTTCTATGACAAATGGATGGCAGACCGCTCGTTTGTGCTGGTACCGGCGCAGGCGATCGTTGGCGAATTTCTCAAGACCTTTGAGGAGTTCCCGCCACGACAAAAACCGGCTAGCTTCAGTATTGATCAAGCCCTGGAGAAGGCGCGGCAGACCAAGAAGTCCATGGCCGGGGCGGCAGGCGGCGCAGCGGCGGCCTAG